The proteins below come from a single Streptomyces sp. B3I8 genomic window:
- a CDS encoding SDR family NAD(P)-dependent oxidoreductase: protein MTHHLENQQPLGSGFTAFSTAAEVLTGVDLTDRNIVLTGGHSGLGLASTEALVKAGASVTVAARDTDAAAAALAGIDGVRVERLDLLDPESIDAFAARWTHSGRPLHVLINNAAATHRQRVLDARGYETTFATAFLGHFQLTLGLLPALRAAHGARVVNVASGSHRLSDIRWDDLHFAHGYDSDLAYGQSKTALILFAGELDRRWAADGIRGYSLHPGISVITSLRRASTSLYAPAELRAMGLIGEDDEPVLDPEREKKTPEQAAATIAFAAASPLLDGIGGVYLKNSDVARVDARPLTPEMLAVGDVTSDLAPHAADPASAHRLWDLAERLLTK from the coding sequence ATGACACATCACCTGGAAAACCAGCAGCCGCTCGGCTCGGGCTTCACCGCGTTCTCCACCGCCGCCGAGGTCCTCACCGGCGTCGACCTCACGGACAGGAACATCGTCCTCACCGGAGGGCACAGCGGGCTCGGCCTGGCGAGCACCGAGGCGCTCGTCAAAGCCGGCGCCTCCGTCACCGTGGCGGCCCGCGACACCGACGCGGCGGCCGCCGCCCTGGCGGGCATCGACGGCGTCCGGGTCGAGCGGCTGGACCTGCTCGACCCGGAGTCGATCGACGCCTTCGCGGCCCGCTGGACGCACTCCGGCCGACCGCTGCACGTCCTGATCAACAACGCGGCCGCCACCCACCGGCAGCGCGTCCTGGACGCGCGCGGCTACGAGACCACCTTCGCCACCGCCTTCCTCGGCCACTTCCAGCTCACCCTCGGCCTGCTGCCCGCCCTGCGCGCGGCCCACGGCGCCCGCGTCGTCAACGTGGCCTCCGGCAGCCACCGCCTCAGCGACATCCGCTGGGACGACCTCCACTTCGCCCACGGCTACGACAGCGACCTCGCCTACGGCCAGTCGAAGACCGCACTCATCCTCTTCGCGGGCGAACTGGACCGCCGCTGGGCCGCCGACGGCATCCGCGGCTACAGCCTGCACCCGGGCATCTCCGTGATCACGTCCCTGCGCAGGGCGTCCACCTCGCTCTACGCCCCCGCGGAGCTGCGCGCCATGGGCCTGATCGGCGAGGACGACGAGCCGGTCCTGGACCCCGAGCGCGAGAAGAAGACCCCGGAACAGGCCGCCGCCACCATCGCGTTCGCGGCGGCGAGCCCGCTGCTCGACGGCATCGGCGGCGTCTACCTCAAGAACAGCGACGTCGCCCGCGTCGACGCCCGCCCCCTCACCCCGGAGATGCTCGCCGTCGGCGACGTCACCTCCGACCTGGCCCCGCACGCCGCCGACCCCGCCTCGGCACACCGCCTCTGGGACCTCGCGGAACGCCTCCTGACGAAGTGA
- a CDS encoding AraC family transcriptional regulator, with protein MVIDHLSEVFDLVEVRGQLSGAFAVRGRWVTQGAVRSPLKLTVMVRGRCRLSTDGLDEPVALESGDVAVLTGRSWLRAEGGTGGIGDGPPVEFTPEPDEYALRVNGGDFAVDDVVLGGRVDLNPAGAALLTQSLPPVALVRASDAAAPTLRACVDRLVEEVTDDRPGAAFAVRQHAQLLLLEVLRAYLDRAEPPPGWLRALTDDRLRPALTLMHGDPGRPWGLAELARAAAMSRTSFAVRFRAAAGVPPLTYLNTWRMLLARRALRDDDVRIGALAAQLGYTSESAFSTAFKREVGEAPLRYRQRLRGVSS; from the coding sequence GTGGTCATCGATCATTTGTCAGAGGTGTTCGATCTCGTCGAGGTGCGCGGCCAGCTCTCCGGCGCGTTCGCGGTGCGCGGGCGCTGGGTCACGCAGGGCGCCGTCAGGAGCCCGCTGAAACTGACGGTGATGGTGCGCGGGCGGTGCCGGCTGTCGACCGACGGGCTCGACGAGCCCGTCGCACTGGAGTCCGGCGACGTCGCGGTCCTCACCGGCCGCTCGTGGCTGCGCGCCGAGGGCGGGACCGGCGGGATCGGTGATGGCCCGCCCGTGGAGTTCACGCCCGAGCCGGACGAGTACGCCCTGCGCGTCAACGGCGGTGACTTCGCCGTCGACGACGTCGTCCTCGGCGGCCGCGTCGACCTCAACCCGGCCGGTGCGGCGCTGCTGACGCAGTCGCTGCCGCCCGTGGCGCTCGTCCGGGCGTCCGACGCAGCCGCGCCCACCCTGCGGGCCTGCGTCGACCGGCTGGTCGAGGAGGTCACGGACGACCGGCCGGGCGCCGCCTTCGCCGTACGCCAGCACGCCCAGCTCCTGCTCCTGGAGGTGCTCCGGGCCTACCTCGACCGTGCCGAGCCGCCACCGGGATGGCTGCGCGCGCTCACCGACGACCGGCTGCGTCCCGCGCTGACCCTCATGCACGGCGACCCCGGACGCCCCTGGGGCCTCGCGGAACTGGCCCGCGCGGCGGCGATGTCCCGCACCTCGTTCGCCGTACGCTTCCGCGCCGCGGCCGGTGTCCCCCCGCTGACCTACCTCAACACCTGGCGCATGCTGCTCGCCCGACGGGCCCTGCGCGACGACGACGTCCGCATCGGCGCCCTCGCCGCACAACTGGGCTACACCTCGGAGAGCGCCTTCAGCACCGCCTTCAAACGCGAGGTCGGCGAGGCACCCCTGCGGTACCGGCAGCGGCTGCGGGGGGTGTCGTCGTGA
- a CDS encoding LysR family transcriptional regulator, with translation MELRTLRYFVAVAEELHFGRAAARLHMSQPPLSRAIRQLEAETGAPLFDRSPAGVGLTPVGAVLLEEARAVLDRADRARVRVAAAAGAATLTVGFLGDSADPDVTRLARAYRRRHPHVEIQVRETDLTDPTCGLHGEAVDVALTRAPFDETGLTVHELRADPVGALLRADDPLARRDSLAPAELADRRWFRFPEGTDPLWQAYWSAGEPREGPVVRAVQECRQAVLWNGTVGMTLLGHDPGEGLTVVPLTGMPPSRAVVAWRTGDTSPLVQAFVRAATVAYRA, from the coding sequence ATGGAGCTACGCACGCTGCGGTATTTCGTGGCGGTCGCCGAGGAACTGCATTTCGGCCGGGCCGCCGCCCGGCTGCACATGAGCCAGCCCCCGCTGAGCCGGGCGATCAGGCAACTGGAGGCGGAGACGGGCGCCCCGCTGTTCGACCGGTCGCCCGCCGGTGTCGGCCTGACCCCGGTCGGGGCGGTCCTGCTGGAGGAGGCGCGCGCCGTGCTCGACCGGGCCGACCGGGCGCGCGTCCGCGTGGCCGCGGCGGCGGGCGCCGCGACCCTCACCGTCGGCTTCCTGGGCGACAGCGCCGACCCCGACGTCACCCGGCTGGCCCGCGCCTACCGCCGGCGCCACCCGCACGTCGAGATCCAGGTGCGCGAGACCGACCTGACCGATCCCACCTGCGGCCTGCACGGCGAGGCGGTCGACGTCGCCCTGACCCGCGCCCCGTTCGACGAGACCGGCCTGACCGTGCACGAGCTGCGGGCCGACCCGGTGGGCGCCCTGCTGCGCGCCGACGATCCGCTGGCGCGCCGGGACAGCCTGGCACCGGCCGAACTGGCCGACCGCCGCTGGTTCCGGTTCCCGGAGGGCACCGACCCGCTCTGGCAGGCGTACTGGAGCGCCGGGGAACCGCGCGAGGGTCCGGTGGTGCGCGCGGTCCAGGAGTGCCGGCAGGCGGTGCTGTGGAACGGCACGGTCGGCATGACCCTCCTCGGCCACGACCCGGGAGAGGGGCTGACAGTGGTGCCGCTGACCGGCATGCCGCCGAGCCGTGCGGTGGTGGCGTGGCGGACGGGCGACACCAGCCCGCTGGTCCAGGCGTTCGTCCGGGCGGCGACCGTGGCCTATCGCGCGTGA
- a CDS encoding MFS transporter, which yields MPELSHRRRTLVLAICCMSLLIVGLDNTVLNVALPSLQEDLHTSTSGLQWAIDAYTLVLASLLMLAGSTADRIGRKRVFMTGLAVFTVGSALCSVAPNLQTLVIFRMVQAIGGSMLNPVAMSIITNTFTDPRERARAIGVWGAVMGISMAAGPLVGGLLVESVGWRSIFWLNLPVGVAALLLTLRYVPESRAPKPRRLDPLGQILVIALFGALTYAIIEVPDAGFLAVLPYAVLAVAALAGLLLYEPRRAEPLIDLRFFRSVPFGGAAVIAISAFASLGGFLFLTTLYLQNVRGLDALHAGLWMLPMAVPTCLCAPLSGRLVGSRGPRLPLVLAGCAMTACCTLFAVFEAETSNVTLFLGYVLFGIGFGFVNSPITNTAVSGMPREQAGVAAAVTSTSRQLGQALGVAVVGAVLASGVGASPYREAFVSAARPGWWILLVCGVLVLVLGVLTTGRRARASAERTARLLAEPEVRDAGAGERVGA from the coding sequence ATGCCTGAGCTCAGCCACCGCCGCCGCACGCTGGTGCTCGCGATCTGCTGCATGAGCCTGCTGATCGTGGGACTGGACAACACCGTCCTCAACGTCGCCCTGCCCTCGCTGCAGGAGGACCTCCACACCAGCACCTCGGGGCTGCAGTGGGCGATCGACGCCTACACCCTCGTCCTCGCCTCGCTGCTGATGCTGGCCGGCTCCACCGCCGACCGGATCGGCCGCAAACGCGTCTTCATGACCGGCCTCGCCGTGTTCACCGTCGGCTCGGCGCTGTGCTCCGTGGCCCCGAACCTCCAGACCCTGGTGATCTTCCGGATGGTGCAGGCCATCGGCGGCTCGATGCTCAACCCGGTCGCGATGTCGATCATCACCAACACCTTCACCGACCCCCGCGAGCGTGCCCGGGCGATCGGCGTCTGGGGCGCCGTCATGGGCATCTCCATGGCCGCCGGACCCCTCGTCGGCGGGCTGCTCGTGGAGTCGGTGGGCTGGCGGTCGATCTTCTGGCTCAACCTCCCGGTCGGCGTCGCCGCGCTGCTGCTCACCCTGCGGTACGTGCCCGAGTCGCGGGCGCCGAAGCCGCGCCGGCTCGACCCGCTCGGACAGATCCTGGTCATCGCCCTGTTCGGGGCCCTGACGTACGCGATCATCGAGGTGCCGGACGCCGGGTTCCTCGCGGTGCTGCCCTACGCCGTCCTCGCCGTGGCCGCTCTCGCCGGGCTGCTCCTGTACGAGCCCCGGCGCGCCGAACCCCTCATCGACCTGCGCTTCTTCCGGTCCGTGCCGTTCGGCGGGGCGGCCGTCATCGCGATCAGCGCGTTCGCCTCACTGGGCGGCTTCCTCTTCCTGACCACGCTCTACCTGCAGAACGTACGCGGACTCGACGCCCTGCACGCGGGCCTGTGGATGCTCCCGATGGCCGTCCCGACGTGCCTGTGCGCACCGCTCTCGGGGCGGCTGGTCGGCAGCAGGGGACCGCGGCTGCCGCTGGTGCTGGCGGGGTGCGCGATGACCGCGTGCTGCACCCTGTTCGCCGTGTTCGAGGCGGAGACGTCGAACGTGACCCTGTTCCTCGGCTATGTGCTCTTCGGTATCGGGTTCGGCTTCGTGAACTCGCCGATCACCAACACCGCGGTCTCCGGGATGCCGAGGGAGCAGGCCGGGGTGGCGGCGGCGGTGACCTCCACCAGCCGGCAGCTCGGGCAGGCACTCGGTGTCGCGGTGGTCGGTGCGGTGCTGGCCTCCGGTGTGGGGGCGTCGCCGTACCGGGAGGCGTTCGTGTCGGCGGCGCGGCCGGGATGGTGGATCCTCCTGGTGTGCGGGGTGCTGGTCCTGGTACTGGGCGTACTGACCACGGGCCGCCGGGCCCGGGCGTCCGCCGAGCGGACGGCCCGGCTGCTGGCGGAGCCCGAGGTACGGGACGCGGGCGCGGGGGAGCGGGTAGGGGCCTGA
- a CDS encoding AAA family ATPase — MRSPSSKGQGRTRRRDEVTAACLVAGAVADGVPTLGRSVIVDAVNAVEAARGRWRAPAGRHRVPVVFIEVVCSDSRTHRQRLESRSRDIAGFEEPTWEAVREGRAAFEPWADHRLLLDSIADLASNVT; from the coding sequence ATGAGGTCACCTTCGTCGAAGGGACAAGGCCGCACCCGTCGAAGAGATGAGGTCACCGCGGCCTGCCTCGTCGCCGGGGCGGTGGCCGACGGCGTGCCGACGCTGGGCCGCAGTGTGATCGTCGACGCGGTCAACGCGGTGGAGGCGGCCCGCGGGCGGTGGCGGGCCCCGGCCGGACGCCACCGGGTGCCGGTGGTGTTCATCGAGGTGGTGTGCTCCGACTCGCGGACGCACAGGCAGCGGCTTGAGAGCCGTTCCCGGGACATCGCGGGCTTCGAGGAGCCGACCTGGGAGGCGGTGCGGGAGGGGCGAGCCGCGTTCGAACCCTGGGCCGATCACCGGCTGCTTCTCGACTCGATCGCGGACCTGGCCTCGAACGTCACGTAG
- a CDS encoding CDP-alcohol phosphatidyltransferase, protein MPLNTDTRRTADETEPAESEEAKGSTGPTEPAEPAEPTLPADAEGAAEPAESAQPAEPVAPAEAEVTKTTDTAGTATTDTAGAVESAETSGKTAEADAPEPADEPAPADAPEPTDTREATDAREPTTQAPGPTSTLSPADADEPPNAPAPAPKSSRPRLAAWREAHPTAARVLRDGTTVLAAVLVLAAMVLPNRMHLRPAQFTRIPVEALLGGVVLMTLPRRWRLVAAWAGGLVLGLLTVLNFFDMGFYEFLGRRFDIVIDWVLLGDARSYLNDTVGKGGTTAVLIGAAALIVVLVVLIALAVVRLSELLARHRHITGRTLLVLSMVWMTCTVLGLRIDGVPIASQHTIALARSRAQAVQDTLRDEREFAKTAKADAFGDTPPSQLVPDLRGKDMIFTFIESYGRSAIEDPVMAPGVDKTLATSTAALDKAGFHAKSGWLTSATYGGSSWLGHSTFLSGLWIDNQNRYRTVTNSDHLSLTKAFKKTGDWDTVGIMPGVQKGWPEAKFYGLDKVYNAFQMGYEGPKFSWSTMPDQYALESFQRLEHSKKRDKPLMSEIILTSSHQPWAPIPKMVGWDQVGDGSVYDAIEKAGKDPGDVFYDSTKVKQEYGKSIQYSVTALTQFLQRYGDDDTVLVFLGDHQPVAKVSGDGADHQVPVSIVAKDPKVLDKIADWRFTDGLRPAKNAPVWRMSSFRDRFLTAYGSTPHPSKG, encoded by the coding sequence GTGCCTCTCAATACGGACACGCGACGAACGGCGGACGAGACGGAACCGGCGGAGTCGGAAGAAGCGAAGGGATCGACGGGACCGACGGAACCGGCGGAACCCGCGGAACCGACGCTGCCCGCCGATGCGGAGGGTGCCGCTGAACCGGCGGAATCCGCGCAGCCCGCGGAACCCGTTGCGCCGGCCGAGGCGGAGGTCACGAAGACGACCGACACCGCCGGCACCGCGACGACCGACACCGCCGGCGCCGTCGAGTCCGCCGAGACCTCGGGGAAGACGGCCGAGGCGGACGCCCCTGAACCGGCGGACGAACCCGCGCCCGCGGACGCCCCCGAACCGACGGACACCCGTGAAGCGACGGACGCCCGCGAACCGACGACACAGGCGCCCGGACCGACAAGCACTCTCTCCCCGGCGGACGCCGACGAACCCCCGAATGCCCCCGCCCCCGCCCCCAAGTCGTCCCGCCCCCGTCTCGCCGCATGGCGGGAGGCGCACCCCACCGCCGCCCGTGTGCTGCGCGACGGCACCACCGTTCTCGCCGCCGTTCTCGTCCTCGCGGCGATGGTGCTGCCCAACCGCATGCACCTGCGCCCCGCGCAGTTCACCCGCATCCCCGTGGAGGCGCTGCTCGGCGGTGTCGTCCTGATGACGCTGCCCCGGCGCTGGCGGCTGGTCGCGGCCTGGGCCGGTGGCCTCGTCCTCGGCCTGCTGACGGTCCTGAACTTCTTCGACATGGGGTTCTACGAGTTCCTCGGCCGCCGCTTCGACATCGTGATCGACTGGGTGCTGCTCGGCGACGCCAGGTCGTACCTGAACGACACCGTCGGCAAGGGCGGCACGACCGCCGTTCTGATCGGCGCGGCCGCGCTGATCGTCGTCCTGGTCGTGCTGATCGCGCTCGCGGTGGTGCGGCTGAGCGAGCTGCTCGCCCGGCACCGCCACATCACCGGCCGTACGCTGCTGGTCCTCAGCATGGTGTGGATGACCTGCACCGTGCTGGGCCTGCGGATCGACGGTGTGCCGATCGCCTCGCAGCACACGATCGCGCTGGCCCGCAGCCGCGCCCAGGCCGTGCAGGACACCCTGCGGGACGAACGGGAGTTCGCGAAGACGGCGAAGGCGGACGCGTTCGGCGACACCCCGCCGTCCCAGCTCGTGCCGGACCTGCGCGGCAAGGACATGATCTTCACGTTCATCGAGAGCTACGGCCGCAGCGCGATCGAGGACCCGGTGATGGCACCCGGCGTCGACAAGACCCTCGCCACGAGCACGGCGGCGCTCGACAAGGCCGGGTTCCACGCCAAGAGCGGCTGGCTGACGTCGGCGACGTACGGCGGCAGCAGCTGGCTCGGGCACTCGACGTTCCTGTCGGGCCTGTGGATCGACAACCAGAACCGCTACCGCACGGTGACCAACAGCGACCACCTCAGTCTGACCAAGGCGTTCAAGAAGACCGGCGACTGGGACACCGTCGGCATCATGCCCGGCGTCCAGAAGGGCTGGCCGGAGGCGAAGTTCTACGGCCTGGACAAGGTCTACAACGCGTTCCAGATGGGGTACGAGGGGCCGAAGTTCAGTTGGTCGACCATGCCTGACCAGTACGCGCTGGAGTCGTTCCAGCGGCTGGAACACAGCAAGAAGCGCGACAAGCCGCTGATGTCCGAGATCATCCTGACGTCGAGCCACCAGCCGTGGGCGCCGATCCCGAAGATGGTCGGCTGGGACCAGGTGGGCGACGGATCGGTGTACGACGCGATCGAGAAGGCGGGCAAGGACCCGGGCGACGTCTTCTACGACTCCACGAAGGTGAAACAGGAGTACGGCAAGTCGATCCAGTACTCGGTGACGGCGCTGACGCAGTTCCTTCAGCGGTACGGCGACGACGACACGGTGCTGGTGTTCCTCGGCGACCACCAGCCGGTGGCGAAGGTGAGCGGCGACGGGGCCGACCACCAGGTGCCGGTGTCGATCGTGGCGAAGGACCCGAAGGTCCTGGACAAGATCGCGGACTGGAGGTTCACGGACGGTCTGCGCCCCGCGAAGAACGCGCCGGTGTGGCGGATGAGCTCCTTCCGCGACCGCTTCCTGACGGCGTACGGGTCGACGCCGCACCCGTCGAAGGGATGA
- a CDS encoding cupin domain-containing protein translates to MTDNTTSTSTSTSTSTSTSTGTGTHEPAADPVVSVVGPDDGETILLGTTRMRVLEDGSTTGHRLGIAESVLAPHTPGPPQHRHARHDEGFYIVSGSVRFTVGEDRHDATAGTLVMVPPGAPHTFANVTDRPAVMLSTFTPDLYVQYFRDMRDAMEDGRLPSPAANIAVMSRYATDPATDFPPGPGPAPASAPGSR, encoded by the coding sequence ATGACCGACAACACCACGAGCACGAGTACCAGCACGAGCACGAGTACCAGCACGAGCACAGGCACGGGCACCCATGAGCCGGCCGCCGACCCAGTCGTGTCGGTGGTCGGCCCGGACGACGGCGAGACGATCCTCCTGGGCACCACCCGTATGCGCGTCCTGGAGGACGGCAGCACCACCGGCCACCGCCTCGGAATCGCCGAGTCCGTCCTCGCGCCGCACACACCGGGACCGCCGCAGCACCGGCACGCCCGGCACGACGAGGGCTTCTACATCGTCTCCGGCTCGGTGCGGTTCACCGTGGGGGAGGACCGGCACGACGCGACCGCGGGCACACTCGTGATGGTCCCGCCCGGAGCCCCGCACACCTTCGCCAACGTGACCGACCGGCCGGCCGTCATGCTCAGCACCTTCACCCCCGATCTGTACGTGCAGTACTTCCGGGACATGCGGGACGCGATGGAGGACGGCCGGCTGCCGTCCCCCGCGGCGAACATCGCGGTGATGAGCCGCTACGCCACCGACCCCGCCACCGACTTCCCGCCGGGCCCCGGCCCCGCCCCCGCGTCCGCCCCCGGCTCCCGCTGA
- the ppdK gene encoding pyruvate, phosphate dikinase produces MSENKDPHLTGNAVEDVKFVYDFTEGNKDLKDLLGGKGANLAEMTNLGLPVPPGFTITTEACKVYLGTGEEPADLRDEVSAHLDALEAKMGKKLGQADDPLLVSVRSGAKFSMPGMMDTVLNIGLSDKSVQGLAKQAGDERFAWDSYRRLIQMFGKTVLGIDGDLFEEALEKAKEAKKVEVDTELAAADLKKLVGTFKKIVKKEAGRDFPQDPREQMDLAVKAVFDSWNTDRAKLYRRQERIPHDLGTAVNICSMVFGNLGPDSGTGVAFTRDPASGHQGVYGDYLQNAQGEDVVAGIRNTVALAELETIDKKSYDQLMQIMEALENHYLDLCDIEFTIERGTLWMLQTRVGKRTAGAAFRIATQLVDQGLIDEAEALQRVNGAQLAQLMFPRFDEDAKVRQLGRGIAASPGAAVGKAVFDSYTAIKWSRSGEKVILIRRETNPDDLDGMIAAEGILTSRGGKTSHAAVVARGMGKTCVCGAEELEVDTKRRCLTAPGGVVVEEGDVVSIDGSSGKVYLGEVPVVPSPVVEYFEGRMHAGADDADELVEAVHRIMAFADRKRRLRVRANADNAEDALRARRFGAQGIGLCRTEHMFLGDRRELVERLILADTDAEREESLAQLLPLQKRDFIELFEAMDGLPVTVRLLDPPLHEFLPDITELSVRVALAESRKDPHENDLRLLQAVHRLHEQNPMLGLRGVRLGLVIPGLFTMQVRAIAEAAAERKAAKGDPRAEIMIPLVGTVQELEIVREEADQVVAEVQAATGTELKLAIGTMIELPRAALTAGQIAEAAEFFSFGTNDLTQTVWGFSRDDVEASFFTAYLEKGIFGVSPFETIDQDGVGSLVRSAVRAGRETRPDLKLGVCGEHGGDPESVHFFHEVGLDYVSCSPFRIPVARLEAGRAASSSTGSDHR; encoded by the coding sequence GTGTCGGAAAACAAAGATCCTCACCTCACCGGGAACGCCGTCGAGGACGTGAAGTTCGTTTATGACTTCACCGAAGGCAACAAGGACCTCAAGGACCTTCTCGGCGGCAAGGGCGCGAACCTGGCCGAGATGACCAACCTCGGCCTCCCCGTCCCGCCCGGCTTCACCATCACCACCGAGGCGTGCAAGGTCTACCTCGGCACCGGCGAGGAGCCGGCGGACCTGCGTGACGAGGTGAGTGCGCACCTCGACGCCCTCGAGGCGAAGATGGGCAAGAAGCTCGGCCAGGCGGACGACCCCCTCCTCGTCTCCGTCCGCTCCGGCGCCAAGTTCTCCATGCCCGGCATGATGGACACCGTCCTGAACATCGGGCTCTCCGACAAGTCTGTGCAGGGTCTGGCCAAGCAGGCCGGCGACGAACGCTTCGCGTGGGACTCCTACCGCCGGCTCATCCAGATGTTCGGCAAGACGGTCCTCGGCATCGACGGCGACCTCTTCGAGGAGGCGCTGGAGAAGGCCAAGGAGGCCAAGAAGGTCGAGGTCGACACCGAGCTGGCGGCCGCGGACCTGAAGAAGCTGGTCGGCACCTTCAAGAAGATCGTCAAGAAGGAGGCCGGCCGGGACTTCCCGCAGGACCCGCGCGAGCAGATGGACCTCGCCGTCAAGGCGGTCTTCGACTCCTGGAACACCGACCGGGCCAAGCTCTACCGCCGTCAGGAACGCATCCCGCACGACCTCGGCACGGCCGTCAACATCTGCTCCATGGTCTTCGGCAACCTCGGCCCCGACTCCGGCACCGGTGTCGCCTTCACCCGCGACCCGGCCTCCGGCCACCAGGGCGTCTACGGCGACTACCTGCAGAACGCGCAGGGCGAGGACGTCGTCGCGGGCATCCGCAACACCGTCGCGCTGGCGGAGCTGGAGACGATCGACAAGAAGTCCTACGACCAGCTCATGCAGATCATGGAGGCCCTGGAGAACCACTACCTGGACCTCTGCGACATCGAGTTCACCATCGAGCGCGGCACCCTGTGGATGCTGCAGACCCGGGTCGGCAAGCGCACCGCCGGTGCCGCCTTCCGGATCGCGACGCAGCTCGTGGACCAGGGCCTGATCGACGAGGCGGAGGCGCTGCAGCGCGTCAACGGCGCCCAGCTCGCGCAGCTCATGTTCCCGCGCTTCGACGAGGACGCGAAGGTGCGGCAGCTCGGCCGGGGCATCGCGGCCTCGCCCGGCGCGGCGGTCGGCAAGGCGGTGTTCGACTCGTACACCGCGATCAAGTGGTCGCGCTCGGGCGAGAAGGTCATCCTGATCCGCCGCGAGACCAACCCCGACGACCTCGACGGCATGATCGCCGCCGAGGGCATCCTCACCTCGCGCGGCGGCAAGACCTCGCACGCCGCCGTCGTCGCGCGCGGCATGGGCAAGACGTGCGTGTGCGGCGCCGAGGAGCTGGAGGTCGACACCAAGCGACGCTGTCTGACGGCGCCGGGCGGGGTGGTCGTGGAGGAGGGCGACGTCGTCTCCATCGACGGGTCCTCCGGCAAGGTCTACCTCGGTGAGGTGCCGGTGGTGCCCTCCCCGGTCGTGGAGTACTTCGAGGGCCGGATGCACGCCGGTGCCGACGACGCCGACGAACTGGTCGAGGCCGTCCACCGCATCATGGCGTTCGCCGACCGCAAGCGCAGGCTGCGGGTGCGGGCCAACGCGGACAACGCCGAGGACGCGCTGCGCGCCCGCCGGTTCGGGGCGCAGGGCATCGGCCTGTGCCGCACCGAGCACATGTTCCTCGGCGACCGCCGCGAGCTGGTCGAACGGCTGATCCTCGCCGACACCGATGCCGAGCGCGAGGAGTCCCTCGCGCAGCTCCTGCCGCTGCAGAAGCGGGACTTCATCGAACTGTTCGAGGCGATGGACGGCCTCCCGGTGACGGTCCGTCTCCTGGACCCGCCGCTGCACGAGTTCCTGCCCGACATCACCGAACTGTCGGTGCGCGTCGCGCTCGCCGAGTCCCGCAAGGACCCGCACGAGAACGACCTGCGGTTGCTCCAGGCCGTGCACCGGCTGCACGAGCAGAACCCGATGCTCGGCCTGCGCGGCGTACGGCTCGGCCTGGTCATCCCCGGCCTGTTCACGATGCAGGTACGGGCCATCGCCGAGGCGGCGGCCGAGCGCAAGGCGGCGAAGGGCGACCCGCGCGCCGAGATCATGATCCCGCTCGTCGGCACGGTGCAGGAGCTGGAGATCGTCCGCGAGGAGGCCGACCAGGTCGTCGCGGAGGTCCAGGCGGCCACCGGCACGGAGCTGAAGCTGGCGATCGGCACGATGATCGAGCTGCCGCGTGCCGCGCTGACCGCCGGGCAGATCGCGGAGGCGGCCGAGTTCTTCTCCTTCGGCACCAACGACCTGACCCAGACGGTGTGGGGCTTCAGCCGCGACGACGTGGAGGCGAGCTTCTTCACGGCGTACCTGGAGAAGGGCATCTTCGGGGTGTCGCCCTTCGAGACGATCGACCAGGACGGCGTCGGCTCCCTGGTCAGGTCCGCGGTGCGGGCGGGCCGCGAGACCCGGCCCGACCTGAAGCTCGGCGTGTGCGGCGAGCACGGCGGCGACCCGGAGTCCGTCCACTTCTTCCACGAGGTGGGCCTGGACTACGTCTCCTGCTCCCCGTTCCGCATCCCGGTCGCCCGCCTGGAGGCCGGGCGCGCGGCCTCCTCGTCGACGGGCAGCGACCACCGCTGA